The genomic region CGGCCGACGCGGCCCTGATGATGCACCTTGGCTGCGACGGCGTTTTTGTGGGTTCCGGCATCTTCAAGTCCGGCGACCCGGCCAAGCGCGCCAAAGCCATTGTACAGGCCGTGACCAACTACAAGGACTTCGCCATACTGGCCGAAATATCCCGCGATCTGGGCGAACCCATGGTGGGCATTGAAATTTCCACCATTCCTTCCGGTGAGCGTATGCAGGAGCGGGGCTGGTAAGATGGCCGCACGTTGCGTGGGCGTTCTGGCTCTTCAGGGAGCCTTTCGTGAACATGTGGCCGCTGTGTCCAGGCTGGGCGTGGCGGCTCGCGAAGTGCGCCAGCTCAAGGATATGGACGGCATCGACGCCATGATCATTCCCGGCGGCGAAAGCACCACCATGGGCAAACTGCTCAACGAGTGGCACATGCTGGAGCCTTTGCGCGACCGCATCATGCAGGGCATGCCCGTCTACGGCAGTTGCGCCGGGCTTATCCTGCTGTGCCGCACCATTGAAAATTCGGATCAGCCGCGACTTGGCGTGCTGGACGCCACCGTACGGCGCAATGCCTTTGGCCGTCAGGTGGACAGCTTTGAGACCGAACTCAGCATGCCTGAAGTTGGCCCCGACCCTGTTCCGGCGGTATTCATCCGCGCTCCGGTGCTTATCAGCGTGGGGCCGGAGGTCAGGGTGCTGGCTGAAGTCAAGGGGCAGGCCGTGGCCGTGCGCCAGAACAATATTCTGGCCACGTCCTTTCATCCGGAACTGACGCCGGATACGCGCCTGCACAGCTACTTTCTGAATATGCACGGTTAACAGCCGTCTGAAAATCGCAGCCTTTCTGTTTTAGAGCCTGTTAACTTTGGCAAAAGTTAACAGGCTCTAACGCTGCACGAACGTGCGGCGCGCCACAACATGGCGTGGATTCAGCCGAACGCCGCATTTTTCAGATAAATGAACACGCTGAAATGTTAAGCCTTTCAAAGGTGATCTGTTATAGACCGGGGAGGACGTCGTCTGACGTCCCCCCTTTTTTTATTTCCTGTCGCGGATTTTTTCCTCAATTTGCCGTCAACGTGCCGCACGATTTAACATGGGCGACACCTCGCTGCCAAAATGGGCATGCAGACTGCTTCAAGACCAATAGAGCAAGTTCATTTTGAAAGTGCTCTGGCGTATGCGGGAGCATACGCCCGCCGCAGAGGCGTAAGCGCAAGTTATTTGCGTAGTTA from Desulfovibrio sp. harbors:
- the pdxT gene encoding pyridoxal 5'-phosphate synthase glutaminase subunit PdxT, which gives rise to MAARCVGVLALQGAFREHVAAVSRLGVAAREVRQLKDMDGIDAMIIPGGESTTMGKLLNEWHMLEPLRDRIMQGMPVYGSCAGLILLCRTIENSDQPRLGVLDATVRRNAFGRQVDSFETELSMPEVGPDPVPAVFIRAPVLISVGPEVRVLAEVKGQAVAVRQNNILATSFHPELTPDTRLHSYFLNMHG